One part of the Rhodococcus oxybenzonivorans genome encodes these proteins:
- a CDS encoding NUDIX hydrolase: MPAEIRTAALAHIRQRRLLQTRSVGKSAFYMAGGKIDPGENVEEALHREIREELDAAIVDGTLEQLGVFEAPAYGHPEGTALHMTCFLAELSAEPRPTSEIAELRYFTVDEYAAMPDVAPGSMLVFRRLQSLGLLD; encoded by the coding sequence GTGCCCGCCGAGATCCGAACCGCAGCCCTCGCTCACATCCGCCAGAGGCGGCTTCTGCAGACGAGATCGGTCGGAAAGTCGGCGTTCTACATGGCCGGCGGCAAGATTGATCCCGGCGAGAACGTCGAAGAGGCGTTGCACCGGGAAATTCGGGAAGAACTCGACGCCGCGATCGTGGACGGCACCCTCGAGCAACTGGGAGTCTTCGAAGCGCCGGCGTACGGGCATCCCGAAGGCACCGCCCTGCACATGACGTGCTTTCTTGCAGAACTGAGCGCTGAGCCGCGGCCCACAAGCGAGATCGCGGAACTGCGGTACTTCACGGTCGACGAGTACGCGGCGATGCCCGACGTCGCGCCCGGTTCGATGCTGGTGTTTCGCCGGCTGCAGTCGCTGGGTCTGCTCGACTAG
- a CDS encoding phosphatase PAP2 family protein — protein MDEVAVARPGRSVDRSPTLVAGGVLGVVAALVTVQLLASAQGFQGPLESLVRDYVLTPKSASVPWAGLALAMVGLTSRQRIVALSAAAGIDVSVAAVRYAAGGPLTVGNGATWVLTAVGVYAAVRWTGEQRRSALKGVALGALLILATKFGDAWLQITIMAGPMVLDEYAQLADHALGNPSWHMGQLVDALGSVGYGVLHWVYIELPVAAIAVAIYQLRHGWPTHYLVRTFLMIGLVGPIFYLLFPVVGPIFAFGTDGEGFQAGNYWPNLVPTPDFTPAPMAFDEVTPRNCMPSLHTAWALALFIHSRGGTWWLRLGGTFWLVCTLTATLGFGYHYGVDLVAGAVLCLTIESALRDPERGWGWFRIRLVGGGTIALVVLLLSYRYLAVPMGRFPEVSGPIVIGVLAAVILGFYATFFAREDSALHRWGTVGSRPAVTAALEAPAR, from the coding sequence ATCGACGAAGTAGCCGTTGCACGGCCGGGGAGGTCGGTCGACCGGTCGCCCACACTCGTTGCCGGTGGCGTGCTGGGGGTCGTGGCTGCGCTGGTGACGGTGCAGTTGCTCGCGTCGGCGCAGGGATTCCAGGGGCCGCTCGAAAGCCTTGTCCGTGATTATGTTCTGACACCGAAGTCGGCGTCCGTCCCCTGGGCGGGGCTCGCGCTCGCGATGGTCGGGCTCACTTCACGACAGCGGATCGTGGCCCTGTCGGCCGCGGCCGGCATCGATGTGTCCGTTGCCGCCGTGCGGTACGCGGCGGGGGGCCCTCTCACCGTGGGAAACGGTGCGACGTGGGTTCTCACCGCGGTCGGTGTCTACGCCGCAGTCCGGTGGACCGGCGAGCAGCGGCGCAGCGCGCTGAAGGGGGTGGCCCTCGGTGCCCTGCTCATTCTTGCGACCAAGTTCGGCGATGCGTGGTTGCAGATCACGATCATGGCCGGCCCGATGGTTCTCGACGAATACGCGCAGCTCGCCGACCATGCCCTGGGAAATCCGTCGTGGCACATGGGACAGCTGGTCGATGCTCTCGGTTCGGTCGGATACGGGGTTCTGCACTGGGTCTACATCGAACTACCGGTCGCCGCGATCGCGGTGGCGATCTATCAGCTGCGACACGGCTGGCCCACGCACTATCTCGTCCGCACGTTCCTGATGATCGGCCTCGTCGGGCCCATCTTCTACCTTCTCTTCCCCGTGGTGGGGCCGATCTTCGCATTCGGCACCGACGGGGAGGGCTTCCAAGCAGGCAATTACTGGCCGAATCTTGTTCCGACGCCCGACTTCACCCCTGCGCCGATGGCGTTCGATGAGGTGACACCCCGCAACTGCATGCCCAGTCTGCACACCGCGTGGGCGCTCGCGCTGTTCATCCACTCGCGCGGCGGCACCTGGTGGCTTCGGCTCGGCGGCACGTTCTGGCTGGTATGCACTCTCACCGCGACGCTCGGCTTCGGCTATCACTACGGAGTCGACCTGGTGGCGGGAGCCGTGCTCTGCCTGACCATCGAGTCGGCCTTGCGGGACCCCGAACGCGGGTGGGGCTGGTTCCGGATTCGGCTCGTCGGCGGCGGGACGATCGCACTCGTCGTACTGCTGCTCAGTTACCGCTATCTCGCCGTGCCGATGGGCCGCTTCCCCGAGGTCTCGGGACCGATCGTGATCGGTGTCCTCGCCGCTGTGATTCTCGGGTTCTACGCGACCTTCTTCGCCCGGGAGGACAGCGCGCTGCACCGCTGGGGCACCGTCGGTTCCCGGCCTGCGGTCACGGCCGCTCTGGAGGCTCCAGCTCGTTGA
- a CDS encoding Na+/H+ antiporter subunit D produces MTLSPHLVTTLAPLPVLVPMLAAAATLVLGRRPRAQRVITLTALIAVLVVSALLLYLADRDGTTAIQVGGWDSPIGITLVVDRLSAMMLVVSSIVLLAVMAYAVGQGIRDGSEDQPVSIFLPTYLALTAGISNAFLAGDLFNLYVGFEVLLAASFVLLTLGASAERVRAGVSYVMVSMVSSLIFLAGISFAYAATGTLNLADMATRLDGIPSGTRTAIFGVLLVAFGIKAAVFPLSTWLPDSYPTAPAPVTAVFAGLLTKVGVYAIIRAHTLLFPEGELDNVLMVCGLLTMLVGIFGAIAQSDIKRLLSFTLVSHIGYMVFGIALSTQSGLSGAIYYVAHHILVQTTLFLVVGLIERQAGSSSLRRLGGLAAASPVLAIVFLVPALNLGGIPPFSGFIGKVALLQAGSADAGVLAWVLVGGGTLTSLLTLYVVARVWTKAFWRARADAPEGDLADVSPSALIDESEADIPFDDRADVGRIPAMMLLPTVALVGVGLAMTVFAGQIISISDRAATDLQDRSIYITAVLGDRSGAEAQEAPR; encoded by the coding sequence GTGACCCTGTCCCCGCACCTCGTCACCACACTCGCGCCGCTGCCGGTTCTCGTGCCCATGCTCGCCGCCGCCGCGACCCTGGTACTCGGCCGGCGTCCCCGGGCCCAGCGGGTGATCACCCTGACCGCACTGATCGCCGTGCTGGTCGTGTCCGCACTGCTCCTGTACCTCGCGGACCGCGACGGCACGACGGCAATTCAAGTGGGCGGCTGGGACTCCCCCATCGGCATCACCCTCGTCGTCGACCGTTTGTCCGCGATGATGCTCGTCGTCTCTTCGATCGTGCTGCTGGCCGTCATGGCATACGCGGTCGGTCAGGGCATCCGCGACGGAAGTGAAGACCAGCCCGTCTCGATCTTCCTGCCCACGTACCTAGCCCTCACCGCAGGAATATCCAACGCCTTCCTCGCCGGCGACCTGTTCAACCTGTATGTCGGTTTCGAGGTGTTGCTCGCGGCCAGCTTCGTCCTACTGACTTTGGGAGCGAGCGCCGAGCGGGTCCGCGCCGGCGTGTCCTACGTGATGGTGTCGATGGTGTCGTCGCTGATCTTCCTGGCCGGCATTTCCTTCGCCTACGCGGCCACCGGCACCCTCAACCTCGCCGACATGGCCACCCGGCTCGACGGCATCCCGTCGGGCACGCGCACCGCCATCTTCGGTGTCCTGCTCGTGGCGTTCGGGATCAAGGCCGCGGTCTTCCCTCTATCGACGTGGCTCCCCGACTCCTACCCGACGGCGCCGGCACCGGTCACAGCCGTCTTCGCGGGTCTGCTCACCAAGGTGGGCGTGTACGCGATCATCCGCGCGCACACGCTGCTGTTCCCGGAGGGCGAACTCGACAACGTTCTGATGGTGTGCGGCCTGCTGACGATGCTCGTCGGCATCTTCGGTGCGATCGCGCAGAGCGACATCAAACGCCTGCTGTCCTTCACCCTGGTCAGTCACATCGGCTACATGGTGTTCGGTATCGCGCTGTCCACGCAGTCGGGGCTTTCGGGTGCCATCTACTACGTGGCGCACCACATTCTCGTGCAGACCACGCTGTTCCTCGTCGTCGGTCTCATCGAACGACAGGCCGGGTCGTCGTCGCTGCGCCGGCTCGGCGGGCTCGCCGCCGCCAGCCCCGTCCTGGCCATCGTCTTCCTCGTCCCTGCGTTGAACCTCGGGGGCATCCCGCCGTTCTCCGGGTTCATCGGCAAAGTAGCCCTGCTGCAAGCGGGTTCCGCAGACGCCGGGGTGCTGGCCTGGGTCCTCGTCGGCGGCGGTACCCTCACCAGCCTGCTCACCCTGTACGTGGTGGCCCGCGTCTGGACCAAGGCGTTCTGGCGGGCCCGCGCCGACGCCCCGGAAGGTGACCTCGCCGACGTCAGCCCGTCGGCACTGATCGACGAGTCCGAGGCCGACATCCCGTTCGACGATCGCGCCGACGTGGGGCGCATACCCGCGATGATGTTGCTACCCACGGTCGCGCTCGTCGGGGTCGGCCTGGCCATGACGGTCTTCGCCGGGCAGATCATCTCGATCAGCGACCGTGCTGCCACCGACCTGCAGGACCGCTCGATCTACATCACCGCCGTCCTGGGCGATCGCAGCGGGGCCGAAGCGCAGGAGGCGCCGCGATGA
- a CDS encoding Na(+)/H(+) antiporter subunit C, producing MSANIGFLVIIGVLVSAGVYLLIERSITRMLLGLLLFGNGINLLILTSGGSDGNPPIVGRDSIHESMADPLAQAMVLTAIVITMGIAAFVLALAYRSFKITTADLVENDPEDTRVLLRRSPSEAPDRDRSDDPVTGEPSFTGDAFDRNGNPIPLEELRNLEDLEGYEELHTGDFDDDEDDKATIGKKP from the coding sequence ATGAGCGCAAACATCGGATTCCTCGTCATCATCGGCGTCCTGGTGTCGGCAGGCGTCTACCTGCTCATCGAGCGCAGCATCACGCGCATGCTCCTGGGACTGCTGCTGTTCGGGAACGGGATCAATCTTCTGATCCTCACGTCGGGTGGCTCGGACGGCAATCCACCGATCGTGGGCCGTGACTCCATCCACGAGTCGATGGCCGATCCCCTCGCGCAGGCCATGGTGCTCACCGCGATCGTCATCACCATGGGCATTGCGGCCTTCGTCCTGGCTCTCGCGTACCGGTCGTTCAAGATCACCACCGCCGACCTCGTCGAGAACGATCCCGAGGACACCCGGGTCCTGCTGCGGCGATCGCCCTCGGAAGCTCCCGACCGCGACCGCTCCGACGACCCCGTCACCGGCGAGCCCAGTTTCACCGGTGACGCCTTCGACCGGAACGGTAATCCCATCCCCTTGGAAGAACTACGGAACCTCGAAGACCTCGAGGGTTACGAAGAGCTGCACACCGGCGATTTCGATGACGACGAAGACGATAAGGCCACGATCGGAAAGAAGCCGTGA
- a CDS encoding monovalent cation/H+ antiporter complex subunit F: MTVVSVISGIVLVIAGVLTTFRLLDGPNSLDRLVALDTLIALAMCGLAVWAAYTGDTTIVPAIVALSLVGFIGSVSVARFRVSDK; the protein is encoded by the coding sequence ATGACAGTCGTCTCCGTCATATCCGGGATCGTTCTGGTGATCGCCGGCGTGCTGACCACCTTTCGGCTCCTCGACGGGCCCAACTCACTGGACCGCCTCGTCGCCCTCGACACCCTGATCGCCCTCGCCATGTGTGGTCTCGCGGTGTGGGCCGCCTACACCGGCGACACCACGATCGTCCCTGCCATCGTCGCCCTGTCGCTGGTCGGCTTCATCGGTTCCGTGTCGGTGGCCCGCTTCCGAGTGAGTGACAAGTAA
- the mnhG gene encoding monovalent cation/H(+) antiporter subunit G yields the protein MTSVLNYIGAGLMLAGSLLALTAAIAIVRFPDTLRRMHAATKPQVVGLNMVLVGAVIELRGNVDIWMLILVGVFTLFTAPVIAHSVGRVAYREQRDQDGLMMINELEPPERP from the coding sequence ATGACCAGTGTCCTGAACTACATCGGCGCTGGTCTCATGCTGGCGGGCTCACTCCTCGCGCTCACCGCGGCCATCGCCATCGTGCGTTTCCCCGACACTCTGCGGCGCATGCACGCCGCCACCAAACCGCAGGTGGTCGGACTGAACATGGTGCTGGTGGGCGCCGTGATCGAACTGCGGGGCAACGTCGACATCTGGATGTTGATCCTCGTCGGCGTCTTCACTCTCTTCACCGCTCCCGTCATCGCGCACAGCGTCGGCCGCGTCGCGTACCGGGAGCAACGCGATCAGGACGGGCTGATGATGATCAACGAGCTGGAGCCTCCAGAGCGGCCGTGA
- a CDS encoding isocitrate lyase/PEP mutase family protein — protein MTSIHEKATTLLQLHQPGNPVILPTVWDAWSANLAVSAGFRALTVGSHPVSDSIGKPDNEGITFDELLHRIAQITSAVDLPISVDIESGYGEEPARLIDGLIGAGAVGLNIEDTVHSEGGRLREPQEHADFVGKLRQAADAAGVHVVVNARTDLFVKKVGEDADRVDRAISRLKLAADAGADVLYPVGRHDDATQKRLTSELPLPVNAIGLPDQDDPASFGPLGVARVSFGPFFQAALASHAATLLGRWS, from the coding sequence ATGACGTCGATCCACGAGAAGGCCACAACGCTGCTGCAGCTGCATCAGCCCGGTAACCCGGTCATCCTGCCGACGGTATGGGATGCGTGGTCCGCGAATCTGGCTGTCTCCGCGGGTTTCCGAGCACTCACGGTCGGTAGCCATCCGGTGTCGGACTCGATCGGCAAGCCCGACAACGAGGGAATCACCTTCGACGAGCTGCTGCATCGGATCGCCCAGATCACCTCCGCCGTCGACCTGCCCATCTCGGTCGACATCGAATCCGGCTATGGGGAGGAACCTGCTCGCCTCATCGACGGCTTGATCGGCGCCGGCGCCGTGGGGCTGAATATCGAGGACACCGTCCACAGTGAAGGCGGCCGGCTGCGTGAGCCGCAGGAGCACGCCGACTTCGTGGGGAAACTACGCCAGGCCGCCGACGCCGCAGGCGTGCACGTCGTCGTCAATGCGCGGACCGACCTGTTCGTCAAGAAGGTCGGAGAAGATGCCGATCGCGTCGACCGTGCCATCTCCCGGCTGAAGCTCGCAGCCGACGCCGGCGCCGACGTCCTGTACCCGGTGGGCCGCCACGACGACGCCACCCAGAAACGTCTCACATCGGAGCTGCCGCTGCCCGTCAACGCGATCGGCCTGCCCGACCAGGACGACCCGGCATCCTTCGGACCGCTCGGCGTCGCACGCGTGAGCTTCGGTCCGTTCTTCCAAGCTGCCCTCGCGTCGCACGCCGCGACGTTGCTCGGCCGCTGGTCCTGA
- a CDS encoding glutamate--cysteine ligase, producing the protein MVVPFPGSPRPTLGVEWEIALVDRVTRDLSNTAAEVFDAVANLAGPEDPRITKELLRNTVELVTGIHSTVGEAMSDLDESLDLLRRAANPLGVDLICAGTHPFAQWSTQLVTRTPDYDELIERTQWWGRQMLIWGVHVHVGVSSPQKVFPILNALLQRYPHLLALSASSPMWAGVNTGYASNRALMFQQLPTAGLPYQFANWAQYEDFISDQMKTGVITKIGGMHWDIRPAPRWGTIEVRVFDGISTRAELGALVALVHCLIVDLDRRFEAGENLPNLQPWHVKENKWRAARYGLDAEIILDSDSNERLVTDDLNDLLEKLAPTAARLGCANELAAVADIPRRGASYQRQRQVAEATGGDLVAVVDALVKELGT; encoded by the coding sequence GTGGTAGTTCCCTTTCCCGGTTCGCCGCGGCCGACACTGGGTGTCGAGTGGGAGATCGCGCTGGTCGACAGGGTCACGCGGGATCTCTCCAACACGGCCGCCGAGGTATTCGATGCGGTGGCGAATCTGGCGGGCCCCGAGGATCCGCGCATCACCAAGGAGTTGCTGCGCAACACCGTCGAACTGGTGACCGGCATCCACTCCACCGTCGGCGAGGCGATGAGCGATCTCGATGAGTCGCTCGATCTGCTGCGGCGGGCTGCCAACCCGCTGGGTGTCGACTTGATCTGCGCCGGCACCCACCCGTTCGCGCAGTGGTCCACCCAGTTGGTCACCCGCACACCCGACTACGACGAGCTGATCGAACGCACGCAGTGGTGGGGGCGGCAGATGCTGATCTGGGGTGTGCACGTTCACGTCGGTGTGTCGTCACCGCAGAAGGTGTTCCCGATTCTCAATGCTCTGCTGCAGCGGTATCCGCATCTACTGGCGTTGTCGGCGTCGTCACCGATGTGGGCGGGCGTCAACACCGGGTACGCCAGTAACCGTGCGCTGATGTTTCAGCAGCTGCCCACGGCCGGGTTGCCCTACCAGTTCGCGAATTGGGCGCAGTACGAAGACTTCATCAGTGATCAGATGAAAACCGGGGTGATCACCAAGATCGGCGGCATGCACTGGGACATCCGCCCGGCTCCGCGCTGGGGCACCATCGAGGTGCGGGTTTTCGACGGCATTTCGACCCGGGCCGAACTCGGGGCGCTCGTGGCACTCGTGCATTGCCTGATCGTCGATCTGGACCGGCGTTTCGAGGCCGGCGAGAACCTGCCGAACCTGCAGCCCTGGCATGTCAAGGAAAACAAGTGGCGGGCGGCGAGGTACGGGCTCGACGCCGAGATCATCCTCGATTCGGACAGCAACGAGAGGCTCGTCACCGACGACCTGAACGATCTGCTCGAGAAGCTCGCACCCACCGCTGCGCGTCTCGGGTGTGCGAACGAGCTGGCGGCTGTGGCCGATATTCCGCGCCGCGGGGCCTCCTATCAGCGCCAACGCCAAGTCGCGGAGGCCACCGGGGGCGATCTGGTGGCGGTGGTCGATGCTCTCGTGAAGGAACTGGGCACCTGA
- a CDS encoding Na+/H+ antiporter subunit A has protein sequence MLAVLLAHAVAAVLAPLVVRMFGRNAFYPLALVPLVSLGWVIAHWGTVQTVSLEWIPGLSMNIDFWFDPLAAIMSLLVLGIGALILMYCARYFTDDEPRLGIFAAQMVAFAGAMFGLVASDNMLLLYTFWELTTVLSFLLVGHYAERASSRRAATQALLVTTAGGLAMLVGIIILGQVGGTYNLSELIEVAPRGWLAGVGVVLVLIGALSKSAIVPLHFWLPGAMAAPTPVSGYLHAAAMVKAGIYLVARLSPGFADAAPWRFTIVTLGLLTMVLAGWRALRAFDLKLVLAFGTVSQLGFLMVLVGLGTRDAMLAGLTMVVAHAMFKAALFMVVGIIDHSTGTRDIRKLGHLGARAPALTVFAALAAASMAGLPPFLGFVGKEAAFDSLLSTTALADPARLVAVAVVVVGSILTFAYSVRFMWGAFGRKRLENPTVAVQKMHAPGPMFLAAPAVLSMLGLAAGVASPQLEKLLVPYSQTLPAEGASDYHLALWHGVNTALLLTVLVFAVGTALFVAQRWVIRLRFEHPPLGNADRIYDATLRFMDALSMRLTGATQRGSLPRTQAIILATLVVLPLVLLFTGSRTDADLRLWDSPVQFVIGLMMVAAALAATVMRNRLASVILVGLSGYGCGVLFALHGAPDLALTQFLVETLTLVIFVLVFRKLPAEVDESRAIGFKLPRALLAVAVGATITTIGAYAINARNTVPIHGLLPDAAYYIGNGKNVVNVLLVDIRAWDTLGEISVLLVAATGVASLVFRNRRFGSAPRVSDAPAVTVEQASAQSETTWLLGGDLIDPRHRSLVLEVTTRLIFPTIMVLSVYFFFSGHNTPGGGFAGGLTAGLALVLRYLAGGRYELGETVPIDAGKILGLGLTLAAGTALVSLFLGAPVLSSAVFEVTVPLLGHIKLVTALFFDLGVYLIVVGLVLDVLRSLGARLDAQIEVNQK, from the coding sequence TTGCTCGCTGTTCTGCTCGCCCATGCTGTCGCCGCCGTTCTGGCTCCGCTGGTGGTGCGCATGTTCGGCCGCAACGCTTTCTATCCGCTCGCGCTCGTCCCGCTGGTATCACTCGGTTGGGTGATCGCGCACTGGGGAACGGTACAGACCGTCTCACTCGAGTGGATCCCCGGCCTGTCGATGAACATCGACTTCTGGTTCGATCCCCTGGCCGCCATCATGTCGCTGCTCGTCCTCGGGATCGGCGCCCTGATCTTGATGTACTGCGCGCGGTATTTCACCGACGACGAGCCTCGGCTGGGTATTTTCGCCGCGCAGATGGTGGCGTTCGCCGGCGCCATGTTCGGGCTTGTCGCCAGCGACAACATGTTGTTGCTGTACACCTTCTGGGAGCTGACGACGGTCCTGTCGTTCCTGCTGGTCGGCCATTATGCCGAGCGCGCCTCGAGTCGCCGGGCCGCGACGCAGGCGCTGCTCGTCACCACCGCGGGTGGACTGGCCATGCTCGTCGGGATCATCATCCTCGGCCAGGTCGGTGGCACGTACAACCTGTCGGAACTGATCGAGGTCGCACCTCGCGGCTGGCTCGCCGGTGTCGGCGTTGTGCTGGTCCTCATCGGTGCGCTGTCGAAATCCGCGATCGTCCCGTTGCATTTCTGGCTGCCCGGAGCGATGGCCGCCCCCACTCCGGTCAGCGGCTATCTGCACGCCGCCGCCATGGTGAAGGCCGGCATCTATCTCGTGGCCCGGCTGTCCCCCGGCTTCGCCGACGCCGCCCCGTGGCGATTCACCATCGTCACGCTGGGGCTGCTGACGATGGTGCTGGCGGGGTGGCGTGCGCTGCGGGCCTTCGACCTCAAACTCGTCCTCGCGTTCGGCACCGTCAGTCAGCTCGGCTTTCTCATGGTGCTCGTGGGTCTGGGTACGCGGGACGCCATGTTGGCGGGGCTGACCATGGTGGTCGCCCACGCGATGTTCAAGGCGGCGCTGTTCATGGTGGTCGGCATCATCGACCACTCCACCGGCACCCGGGACATCCGGAAATTGGGCCACCTGGGCGCCCGCGCACCGGCGCTGACGGTGTTTGCGGCCCTTGCCGCGGCCAGCATGGCCGGACTGCCGCCGTTCCTGGGTTTCGTCGGCAAGGAAGCAGCCTTCGACTCGTTGCTGAGCACCACGGCGCTCGCGGACCCCGCTCGCCTCGTGGCCGTGGCCGTGGTGGTGGTCGGATCGATCCTGACCTTCGCCTACAGCGTGCGGTTCATGTGGGGCGCATTCGGGCGCAAGCGGCTCGAGAATCCCACCGTTGCCGTGCAGAAGATGCACGCCCCCGGCCCGATGTTCCTGGCCGCGCCCGCGGTGCTCTCGATGCTCGGTCTGGCCGCGGGTGTGGCGTCACCCCAACTCGAGAAGTTGCTGGTTCCGTACTCGCAGACTCTGCCTGCCGAGGGCGCTTCCGACTACCACCTCGCGCTCTGGCACGGCGTCAACACCGCACTGCTGTTGACGGTGCTCGTGTTCGCCGTCGGCACCGCCCTGTTCGTGGCGCAGCGGTGGGTCATCCGGTTGCGGTTCGAACATCCACCGCTCGGCAACGCCGACCGCATCTACGACGCGACACTCCGCTTCATGGACGCCCTGTCGATGCGGCTGACCGGTGCCACTCAGCGCGGTTCGCTCCCCCGGACCCAGGCGATCATTCTCGCCACGCTCGTCGTGCTGCCGCTCGTTCTGCTGTTCACCGGCAGCCGCACCGACGCCGATCTCCGACTGTGGGACTCGCCGGTGCAGTTCGTGATCGGGCTGATGATGGTGGCCGCCGCGCTCGCGGCGACGGTGATGCGCAACCGGCTGGCCAGCGTCATCCTCGTCGGCCTCAGTGGATATGGCTGCGGTGTCCTGTTCGCGCTGCACGGCGCCCCGGACCTGGCGCTCACCCAGTTCCTCGTCGAAACGCTGACTCTGGTGATCTTCGTGCTGGTGTTCCGCAAGCTTCCCGCAGAGGTCGACGAGAGCAGGGCGATCGGTTTCAAGCTGCCCAGGGCACTGCTCGCCGTCGCGGTCGGCGCCACCATCACCACGATCGGTGCCTACGCGATCAACGCCCGCAACACGGTGCCCATTCATGGGTTGCTTCCCGACGCCGCGTACTACATCGGAAACGGCAAGAATGTCGTGAACGTCCTACTCGTCGACATCCGCGCCTGGGACACGCTCGGCGAAATCTCGGTTCTACTCGTCGCCGCGACGGGTGTCGCGAGTCTGGTGTTCCGCAATCGCCGCTTCGGTAGCGCGCCCCGCGTGTCGGACGCCCCTGCAGTCACCGTCGAACAGGCGTCCGCGCAGTCGGAGACGACCTGGCTGCTCGGTGGAGATCTCATCGATCCCCGACACCGTTCGCTGGTTCTCGAGGTGACCACCCGGCTGATCTTCCCGACGATCATGGTGCTGTCGGTCTACTTCTTCTTCTCCGGGCACAACACACCCGGTGGCGGATTCGCCGGCGGTCTCACCGCGGGGCTCGCCCTTGTGTTGCGCTATCTCGCGGGCGGCCGGTACGAGCTGGGAGAAACGGTCCCCATCGACGCCGGAAAAATTCTCGGTCTGGGCCTCACACTCGCCGCCGGAACGGCCCTGGTGTCGCTGTTCCTCGGCGCACCCGTGCTGTCGTCCGCAGTGTTCGAGGTGACGGTCCCGCTGCTGGGACACATCAAGCTGGTCACCGCACTGTTCTTCGATCTGGGTGTGTACCTCATCGTGGTCGGTCTCGTCCTCGACGTGCTCCGCAGTCTCGGCGCACGTCTCGATGCACAGATCGAGGTGAACCAGAAATGA
- a CDS encoding Na+/H+ antiporter subunit E, with translation MKRERFLQLSALVWLTAVWILLWGNLSIANVVGGVAVGVLIMVLMPLPGVPVQGRVHVLSLLRLAWKFVYYSLESSLQIAWLAVRPGPPPVTGVLRYQLGIKSDLVLTLFIDVLNLIPGTMVLEIDQVRRIVYVHVLDMGSAKAVGQFYRTVAQLERLFIAAFERDSEWKPSAWHFGDEQYEDPTQKGTT, from the coding sequence ATGAAACGCGAGAGATTTCTCCAACTCAGCGCACTGGTCTGGTTGACGGCCGTATGGATTCTCCTGTGGGGAAACCTCAGCATCGCCAATGTGGTCGGAGGAGTCGCGGTCGGTGTGCTGATCATGGTCCTCATGCCCCTGCCGGGGGTGCCGGTCCAGGGGCGCGTGCACGTCCTGTCGCTCCTCCGGCTGGCATGGAAATTCGTGTACTACTCGCTCGAATCGAGCCTGCAGATCGCCTGGCTGGCGGTACGCCCCGGTCCACCACCGGTCACCGGCGTTCTGCGGTACCAACTCGGAATCAAATCGGATCTGGTCCTCACCCTGTTCATCGACGTCCTGAATCTCATCCCGGGAACCATGGTGCTCGAGATCGATCAGGTTCGACGAATCGTGTACGTCCATGTACTCGACATGGGTTCGGCGAAGGCGGTCGGCCAGTTCTACCGCACGGTCGCGCAACTGGAACGCTTGTTCATCGCCGCCTTCGAGCGCGACTCCGAATGGAAGCCGAGTGCCTGGCACTTCGGCGACGAGCAGTACGAGGACCCCACTCAGAAGGGCACCACATGA